In the Sandaracinaceae bacterium genome, CAACGCCACCGCGCCCGGCAGCCGCGGCGCGGCGCGGGTGATGGACGTGCTCGGGCAGGTGCGCGAGAACCTCGAGGTGACGCGCTACTCCCACCAGCGCCGCGTCCGCGAGCACCGAGGCCAGTACTTCTTCGACTGCTCCGGCATGGTGCAGTGGGTCCTGTCCCGCGCCTCGCGCCGCAGCATGGTCGATCTGCGCGAGGGCCAGCGCCCGCTCGCGATCCACTTCGTGTGGCGCATCCAGCGCGCGCCGACGGATCGCTTCCGCGGTGGTTGGCGCCGCATCGAGCGGATCGGCGACGTGCGCCCCGGCGACGTCTTCGCGTGGCGCCGTCCAGAAGGATTCCGGAGCCGCAACACCGGCCACGTCGGCTTCGTCATCGCACCCCCTCGCCGCCTGGACCGCCAGCTGGAGCGGGGCCCCGTCTATCTGCTGCGGCTCGCCGACGCCTCCCGCTACGTGCACCAGGACGACACCCGCCCTTGGCCGGGCCCCGGCGGCTTCGGCATGGGCACGATGGCGTTCCTCGCCGACGAAGCGGATCGCCCCGTCGGCTACGCCTGGGCCGGCCTGCACAGCCGTGGCTTCCGGGAGACCGAGATCGTCTTCGGTCGCCCGGGACCGTAGCGGCGCCGACGGCGCGCGCGGCTGCCTCGAGGCGAGCTCCCTTCACAGCCTCCGCCGAGCGACTGAACGCTCACCACGGCCAAGCTCGACGAACGCCGGGAGAAACCGACTCTGGCTCGTGAGCGGGAGCGGGAGCGGGAGCGGGAGCGGGAGCGGCAGCGGGAGCGGGAGCGGGAGCCGGAGCGGCAGCGGGAGCGGGAGCCGGAGCGGGAGCGGGAGCGGGAGCGGGAGCCGGAGCGGGAGCCGGAGCCGGAGCCGGAGCCGGAGCGGGAGCGGGAGCGGGAGCGGGAGCGGGAGCGGGAGCGGGAGCCGGAGCGGGAGCGGGAGCGGGAGCCGGAGCGGCAGCGGGAGCGGGAGCCGGAGCCGGAGCGGGAGCGGACTCGGACGCGGACGCGGACTCGGTCGCGGAAGCGGACTCGGTCGCGGACTCGGACTCGGTCGCGGAGGCGGACTCGGTCGCGGACTCGGACTCGGTCGCGGACTCGGACTCGGTCGCGGACTCGGACTCGGCCGCGGAAGCGGACTCGGTCGCGGAACCGGACTCGGGCGCGGAAGCGGAAGCGGGCTCGGTCGCGGAAGCGGACTCGGTCGCGGAAGCGGGCTCGGTCGCGGACTCGGTCGCGGAAGCGGGCTCGGTCGCGGAAGCGGACTCGGTCGCGGAAGCGGAAGCGGGCGCGGAAGCGGGCGCGGAAGCGGGCGCGGAAGCGGGCGCGGAAGCGGGCGCGTAAGCGGTCGCGGGAGCGGGCGCGGGAGCGGGAGCGGTCGCGGGAGCGGTCGCGGAAGCGGCAACCCTGCCCCGCGGCCTTCAGCGGGTCAGCTCTGCTCCCGGCTCGAACGCGACGATGTCTCCGAACGCCGCGCGCAGCTGCGCGATCCGCGCGGCCCGCTGCTCTCCCAGGTACGACAGCGGCGGGTGCGCGCCCCAGATGGCGCCCGGCCACGCGTCGTCGCCCTCGTAGCGCGCGACGACGTGCACGTGGAGCTGCGGGACCATGTTGCCGAGCGCGGCGACGTTCATCTTGTCGGCCGAGAGCGTCGTCTGCATCGCCTGCGAGACGGCCGCGCACTCCTCCACGAGGACGGCGCGGTCCTCGGTGGAGAGCTCGTGGATCTCCCGGATCCCTTCGCGGCGCGGCACGAGCACGACCCAGGGATAGCGGCCGTCGAGGCTGAGCAGCACGCGGCAGAGCGGCAGCTCGCCGAGCACCACCGTGTCCGCGTCGAGGCGGGGGTGCAGCAGGAAGCTCACGCCTCTTCGGCGGCTTCCTCGCGCACGTCGAGCCGGACGCGCCAGTCGACGCCGTCCGCGCGGTCCATGACCTGGATGCCGCTCTCCTCGAGCTCGGCGCGCAGCGCGTCCGCCTTCGCCCAGTCCTTGTCGACGCGAGCCTGCGCGCGCGCCGCGAGCTTCGCCTCGACGTCCTCGGCGGTGAGCCCGAGCTCGGGGAGGCGCTTGGCCTTCACCTCGCTCTGGAACGCGTCTCCGTCCATCGCGACGAGGCCGAGCGCCTCCTCGACGAGGCCGAACGCCGCCAGCGCCTTCTGCGCGATGGGGCCGCCGCGCTTCTTCGCCTTCTTGTGGTTGTGGAAGCGGTTGACGGCCCGGGCGAGCTCGAACGCGTAGCCGAGCGCCTTGGCGGTGTTGAAGTCGTCGTCCATCGCCGCGTAGAAGCGCTCGGAGAACGAGTCGGCGAGCTCGATCACGCGCTGCGCGTCCTTGCCGAGGTCCTTGGCGACCTTCGCCGCGTCCTCCTCGCCGCCCATCTGCGCCGCGTTCTCCTTCGCCTCGTAGAGGCGCGCGAGGAGCGCGAGCGCGTCGGGCAGGGCGTCGATGCTCCACGGGAGCGGCGAGCGATAGTGGACCTGCAGGTAGTAGAGGCGCAGCGCCTCGGCGGGGAAGAGCTTCAGCGCGTCCTTGATGTTGAAGACGTTGCCGAGGCTCTTGCCCATCTTCTGGCCGCTCGCCATCGTGAGCATGCCGTTGTGCATCCAGTAGCGGGCGTACGGCTCGTGACCGTGCGCGCACTCGGACTGCGCGATCTCGTTCTCGTGGTGCGGGAACACCAGGTCGAGGCCGCCGCCGTGGATGTCCAGCTCGGCGCCGAGGTGCTTGTGCGCCATCGCGGAGCACTCGATGTGCCATCCCGGGCGCCCGGGGCCCCACGGGCTCTCCCACTGCGGCTCGCCGGGCTTGGCCGCCTTCCAGAGCGCGAAGTCCTGCGGGCTCTTCTTGCCCGCCATCGTCTCCGCGCTGCTGCGCATGTCCTCGACCTTGCGGCCGCTGAGCTTGCCGTAGGCGGGGAAGCTCGTGACGTCGAACCACACCGAGCCCTCCGCCGCGTAGGCGTGGCCGCGCTCGACGAGGCTCTGGATCACCGCGACGATGTCCTCGATGCACTGGCTCACGCGCGGCTCGTGGGTGGGCTCGAGCAGGCCGAGCGCCCCCATGTCGTCCTGGAAGCTCTCGATGAAGCGCTGCGCGAGGGTCATCGCCTCTTCGCCGGCCTCGTTCGCGCGGGTGATGATCTTGTCGTCGACGTCGGTGTAGTTGCGGACGAAGTCGACGTCCCAGCCGCGGTGGCGCAGGTAGCGCGCGACCATGTCGAAGGTGACCATCGCGCGGGCGTGCCCGACGTGCGAGTGGTCGTAGACGGTCATGCCGCAGACGTAGAGCTTCACCTTCCCGTCGTTCTGCGGTTGGAAGTCCTGCACCTCGCGCGCGAGGGTGTTGTAGAGCCGGAAAGGGGAAGCCATGGGC is a window encoding:
- a CDS encoding HIT domain-containing protein, whose protein sequence is MSFLLHPRLDADTVVLGELPLCRVLLSLDGRYPWVVLVPRREGIREIHELSTEDRAVLVEECAAVSQAMQTTLSADKMNVAALGNMVPQLHVHVVARYEGDDAWPGAIWGAHPPLSYLGEQRAARIAQLRAAFGDIVAFEPGAELTR
- the cysS gene encoding cysteine--tRNA ligase, with the translated sequence MASPFRLYNTLAREVQDFQPQNDGKVKLYVCGMTVYDHSHVGHARAMVTFDMVARYLRHRGWDVDFVRNYTDVDDKIITRANEAGEEAMTLAQRFIESFQDDMGALGLLEPTHEPRVSQCIEDIVAVIQSLVERGHAYAAEGSVWFDVTSFPAYGKLSGRKVEDMRSSAETMAGKKSPQDFALWKAAKPGEPQWESPWGPGRPGWHIECSAMAHKHLGAELDIHGGGLDLVFPHHENEIAQSECAHGHEPYARYWMHNGMLTMASGQKMGKSLGNVFNIKDALKLFPAEALRLYYLQVHYRSPLPWSIDALPDALALLARLYEAKENAAQMGGEEDAAKVAKDLGKDAQRVIELADSFSERFYAAMDDDFNTAKALGYAFELARAVNRFHNHKKAKKRGGPIAQKALAAFGLVEEALGLVAMDGDAFQSEVKAKRLPELGLTAEDVEAKLAARAQARVDKDWAKADALRAELEESGIQVMDRADGVDWRVRLDVREEAAEEA